The sequence below is a genomic window from Silene latifolia isolate original U9 population chromosome 7, ASM4854445v1, whole genome shotgun sequence.
TTTTTAAAATGCTCATCGTTTATTATAAAATGGTTGTTTACAATTCACATTTTTATTGCTGGAAATACGACCACTGATGAAGATAATCAAATTATCTTTCAAGTGCCTTTTCTAGAGGGTACAATCAATAGTAAAGATTAGAAACAAAAAAAGTGCGATGCCAAGCATGACTGCATGAGGGATGAACTACTCGTTCTGTCTtggtcatttatttatttatttatttatttttaatttttttttacgtttGTCAAAGCTCATTTCATTTCGTTAATATCTTTACTTCCATGAAGTATTCTCTCCGTCCCAGTTATTTAATTGGTTTATCCACTTTATTTAAGGAAGAGAAGGAGGGAGAGTGAGTGGTGAAGAAGAAAGTAGTAAGGGAAGACATGGTATTCCTCAAAGTATTATGGTTTGGTGTGGTATCATTGTTATCAAACAACGTTTACGGTGGCGATACCGTTACGTTTGAACGATACGACTTTCCTTCTCATTTCATTTTTGGTGCTTCTATTAAGGAAACTAATATTTAGTAATATTCTTTCCTATTGTTTTTAGTAAATACTTGTTCTCCAAGTTTATAATCTTGTAATAGTTGAACTTTCCTATTTCTCGTTAACCTAGCTAGACTCGTGTACTATAAATACATTGTATGTTATTGTTAATAAGATTAAGCTTTTACGCAATATTGAACGTCTCTCTTACATGGTATCGAGCCTCCGATCAAACAAATTCctctaaatttttttttcttttcctctcATGGCTGGCCAAAGCTCCACAATCCCTAATTCTCACGAACCCAAAGTTCCATTCATCGCTCTCAACCTCTCTCAATGTGTCAAATTAACATCTCAAAACTATCGCTCTTGGTCCACCCAAATTGATGATTTCCTCTTTGGATTTGATCTCTTCAAATATGTGAATGGCACATACCCTTGCCCTTCGGCCACAGTCACTACCGCTGAGGCAAAGGAAGCTTCCAATCCTGCGTACTACACTTGGATTCGTCAAGACCGTCTTATCATAGGTGCTCTCCTTGGCACGATTGATCCTTCGAtcactcctcttcttcttcaagcaaagacatcaaaTGATGTATGGCAGACTCTTGCACAAACATATGGCAACCCGTCTCGTGGCCATATTCTTCAAGTTAAAGATCGTCTCAAGACAATCACAAAGGGTGACAAATCAGTCACTGACTATATGCAAGCTCTCAAGACTTGCACTGATGAACTTGCTCATCTAGGTAAGCCCATGGATGCAAAGGATATCATAGCTCAGGTAATTGAAGGTCTTCATTATGAGACTTATAAACCGGTAATTGACGCGGTACGTGCTCGTGACACTCTTATTTCTTTTGATGCTTTACATGAGAAACTGTTAAACCATGACTTAACCTATAAGCCTAGCCCACCCCCACCCGACTTACCCACCTCTGTCCATTATGCCCAAGCTTCGTACACTCGCAAATACAATAAACCCAACACCTCAAATGGCTCCCCTGGTATCCTACCACGACCCCCCACTCCTGCATATCCCTCGTCCCCTGCCTATCCTGCCCAGTCCCACAACGAATCCTCCACCCCTACCACTCCCTTCAAAGGTCGATGCCAATGGTGCAAAAACATTGGTCACTATGTCGATGTTTGCAGGGATTTCAAAAGACTCTTTCCCAATGTCCAAATTCCCCCATTCCCTCGCCGCTCTAACTCTCACCCACAAGCTCACACCGTCACTACTAATAACCCACCCAACCCGCACTCGTATCTGCTTGACAGTGGTGCCACCCACCATATTACCAGTGATCTCAACACTCTTGCTCTTCACAATCCGTATGATGGGGTCGATGATCTAATAATTGGAGACGGCTCATCTCTCGCCATTCAAAATATAGGTTCTTTCTCCTACTCTAACTCTTCTATTTCCTTACACTTTAATGATGTACTTCATGTTCCTAATATTTCTCGCAACATCATCTCCATTCCCAAGCTATGTCACGATAATAATGCCGTAGCTATCTTCTTACCAACTTCTTGTCTTGTGAAGGATCTCAAGACCGGAACCATCCTCCTACAGGGCACTAAACGAGATGGTCTCTTTGAGTGGTGTCCGCTTCCTCCTTCTCCTCAAGCCTGCCCAAGTCTGCTTCTGCCCAATTCCGTCTGGCATCACCGATTAGGCCATCCCAACTCCAAAGTTCTTAGTCTCATTAGTTCTATTGCAAATTTTTCCTTTAAGTCCTCTATGTCACATTGTCAAGCTTGCGATATCAATAAAAGTCATAAACTTCCCATTTCTACTTCGTCTTTTACTACTACTGCACCTTTACAATTAATTTTCTCGGATGTATGGACATCTCCCGTTCTCTCATATGATAAATTCAAGTATTATGTTATCTTTGTGGATCATTTTACAAAATATATTTGGTTGTACCCCTTGCAAAAGAAGTCTGACACACATGCTACCTTTGTTCGTTTTCGTGCCTTAGTCGAAAAATACTTTAATACTCCAATTATTCAAGTATTTTCCGATAATGGTGGCGAATATCTCAAACTTACTCCAACTCTAAGTTCGGATGGTATTTCCCATCTCACCTCGCCTCCTCATACTCCGGAGCACAATGGCTATGCCGAACGACGACATCGTCATATCGTCGAAACTGGCCTTGCTCTTCTTACTCACGGTAATCTCCCTACTACTTTCTGGCCTCATGCTTTCACCACCGCTACCTATCTCATAAATCGTATGCCTACTCCCACTCTCAATAATAACTCTCCCTACTTCAAACTCTTTAAAATTCAACCCAATTACTCGAAACTTCGGAGCTTTGGGTGCTTATGCTACCCATGGCTTCGACCATACACCCCACATAAACTTGCCCCACGGTCCATCCCTTGCGTTTTTGTAGGCTACTCTCCGTCTCAAAGTGCTTATCATTGCTATGACCCCGTCTCAAAACGTCTCTATACATCCCGTCATGTCAAGTTTATTGAAACTACCTTCCCTTACACCTCTTTAGTCTCCTCCGTTTCTCCTGACTTACCCACACCTGATACTTGGTGTGATGTCTCCCTTCCCCTGCTACTTTCCTCTGCTCCCTCTCCTACTGTCGAGCCTGCCATCCCTGCCTCCCCTTCATCTCCTCAGTCCCCTATCCCCTCCCCCGTCACTGATCAAACTCCCTCTGCCACGCCTCAGTCTTCCCCCTCACCTTctcctactcctcctcctcctcctcctccccctcctcctccCCCGCGCAATGTTGTTACCCGACTGTCTAACAACATAGTGAAACCAAATCCAAAGTATGCTAAAACCGCCTCTCTTAATGCCTCAAATTCTCTTCCCACAACTGTTAAACAAGCTCTCCTTGATCCTCGATGGCGTGCTGCCATGGAAGCCGAGTTTCAAGCTCTTAAAAATAACCATACTTGGTCTCTTGTTCCCTCTGAACCACACTTCAATACAATTGGTTGCAAGTGGGTTTTTCGTGTCAAATACAAATCGGATAATTCAATTGATAAGTTCAAAGCTCGTCTTGTGGCTAAAGGATTTCATCAACGACCGGGTCTTGATTTTACTGATACATATAGCCCTGTCGTTAAACCCGCCACTATTCGCCTTATTCTATCTCTAGCTACTGTGAATCGTTGGCCTTTACGTCATCTCGACGTAAACAACGCCTTCTTACAAGGTTCCCTTTCTGACACTGTATACATGTCCCAACCTCCCGGGTTTCAGGACCCTTCTTCTCCCTCTCACGTCTGCAAGCTTCAGAAAGCCATTTATGGCTTAAAACAGGCCCCTCGGGCTTGGTTCACTGAGCTCCGTTCCTATCTTCTCTCTTATGGCTTCACAAATTCAATTTCTGATCCGTCTCTGTTCTATCTTACTCGCTCTTCTCACTCTCTTTACTTACTTgtctatgttgatgacattattgtCACCAGTTCATCCCCTCCTCATCTATCTCACTTTCTAACTCACATACATTCCCGTTTTGCGTTAAAGGATCTTGGTCCCCCATCGTACTTTCTTGGTGTTGAGGTCACTCCTAATACCCATGGTCTCCTTCTTACCCAAACTAAATATATACATGACATCCTCACCCGCTATAACCTCCAAGACTGTAAACCCGCACCTACTCCCCTTACTCCATACCCGCCACTTACCATCTCTGATGGTCCAACAATTGCCCAACACTCTGACTACCGTGCTATCCTTGGCTCCCTACAATATCTTTCATTAACTCGACCTGACATTGCCTTTCCCGTTAATAAACTTTCTCAGTTTCTTCATGCTCCGAAAGAGTGTCACTGGTCTGCACTTAAGCGTCTATTACGCTATCTCAAAGGATCTCCTGATCTTGGTCTTCAATTATATGCGCACTCACCGTCTCCTCTACATGCGTTTTGTGATGCCGATTGGGCTGGAGACAAGGACAATTCTGTTTCTACTACTGGTTACATTGTTTATTTGGGTCGTAATCCCATTGCTTGGGTGTCTCGCAAGCAGCGTACTATTGCACTATCTTCCACTGAAGCTGAATTCCGAGCCGTTGCCAATGTCACTGCCGAGCTTCTTTGGGTTCGGTCTTTGCTCGATGAACTTAGCGTGCCTTGTCCTTCTACTCCTGTTATTTATTGTGATAACCTTGGTGCTACTCATTACTCGGAAAACCCGATTTTTCACTCTCGTATGAAGCACGTTGCACTGTCTTTTCATTTTGTCCGAGAGCATGTTCGTAATAAGACTATTCGGGTTCAACATATTCACACCAACGATCAGCTAGCAGATGCTTTGACTAAACCATTGCCGCGTCCTCGTTTCGTATCTTTGTTATCCAAGATTGGTCTATCCTCCGGATTGTCCAACTTGACGGGGCGTATTAAGGAAACTAATATTTAGTAATATTCTTTCCTATTGTTTTTAGTAAATACTTGTTCTCCAAGTTTATAATCTTGTAATAGTTGTACTTTCCTATTTCTCGTTAACCTAGCTAGACTCGTGTACTATAAATACATTGTATGTTATTGTTAATAAGATTAAGCTTTTACGCAATATTGAACGTCTCTCTTACAGCTTCTACCTCTGCTTATCAGGTACTCTCATCTTCTTCTTGTCcttgacttttttttttatcgCGTAAATcatttgaaatcgttttaagctTATGATAGAGAATATTCTAGTCTTCCTAACTAAGTTAGTTAGAAAGACTGGAATATTCTCTATATTATCGTTATATATAGACGTTATCTTTATAGGGGTCGTGTCATATTTTCACATTTGGGTTCTTAATGTGTGTTATCAGGGACGCATAAGAAAATTGGTCCGATATGGGTCTAACATATGTGGTGTTATTTTTGGGTAACTTTATGAAAGGACTCGTACTATTATAGTTAGTGGAGACGCTCTAAATATGGCAACTCGATAATTTGTTCTAGTTTCTGAAGTCGTTTTACATGTGATGAAGGTGGAGGGAGCGGCTTTCGAGGATGGGAGGACACCTAGTATATTTGATACTTTTGCTCACTCTGGTTAGTCACATTTCCTTTATTCATCAATCCTCATTCTGCgtgttttctctaattttctgaAAGATTGAGAAATCTGTACACGGTATCGCTGGCAATTAGATGAGTAGGACCAAGATTGAGAGCATACTGAATGATTGAGAAATCTGTACATGGTCTGAATAACCTGAATTTTTATGGCTTAGCTAATTAGTTTGTTTGAATACCGGAATCAGATGTAGATATGACCGTTCCATGTTTTTTAGCAGACGAGAAACATGTTGGTTGTACTACTGTTTTCTTGTACTGATTGCTCATGTTTTCTGGTGAAAGAGTAACGAAAAACCAAAGAACGCGTTAACGAATAGAAGAAACCAGTAATTTAATTTCTCCTTTTGATGCTCTTAGTTGGTTTTCAGATCCTAAGCCAGGAAATGGAGATGTAACATCTGACCAGTATCACAAATACAAGGTGACTACTCCGTATTTTTCATCTTAGCTATCGCCCTCATGCTTAGGTTTGGATTATACTTCTTCCGTTctgttcatttgtttacctttacttTCGACACAAAGACCAAAGAGAGGGGAATGGACCATTTGTGGCTGTAGTTAATGGATGACAAATGGACAATAGTGTCATTTGATGATCAAATTACCCATAAAAAACCTTCCTgatatagaaaggtaaacaaatgaatgtaacACCCTAAAATGttataggtaaacaaatgactgggacggaAGGAGTATATTTATATGTTATACTCAAGTTCATTACTAGTAACCATTTAACCCTATAATTATTTTAGCAATAGTATGTAATGTTTTACGTTGGTTTCACATGTGAGTCGATCTCATACAAAGCTCATAGTAAAAAGTAATACTCATACATTGTTTATCATATGATAGGAAGATGTAGAACTGATGGCCGAAACAGGATTGGATGCTTATCGGTTCTCCATATCCTGGTCAAGACTGATACCGAGTATGAACAATCATATACAGTCGTCTTTAGAATACTTATACGGAGTATAAATTACGCTACAGTATCTTTTAGTCTAAGTATTTTGTATTTATCTTCAGATGGCAGAGGACCTGTTAATCCAAAGGGTTTGGAATATTACAATAACCTCATCAATGCACTCATAACCAAAGGTAATAAAAAGTTCACTGTATCATTCTTACATATACtgctcgagatttcgttttagaaTGATATTTTCTTTCTTGGTCAATTTTAATGTACAGGAATCCAGCCacatgttacattgattcattcaGATACACCTCAGGTACTTGAAGATGAATACGGGGGATTTGTTAGTCCAAGGATTATGTATGTTCCTCCCGTTGTCTTGTTTACTCGATGATTTTAAAAGATTTTGTTATAATAATACTGCGGCTAGTAACATATTTCATGCCGTGAGTGAAGTGTTGCTGACAGACATTGATCTATGAATGCAGAGAAGATTTTGTGGCATACGCTGATGTTTGCTTTAGAGAATTTGGTGATCGGGTTTTACATTGGACAACGATCAATGAGGCAAATATATTCATCTTTGGTGGTTATGATGTCGGAAATTCACCTCCTTCTAGATGCTCTTTCCCTTTTGGAATTAATTGTACGAAAGGAAACTCAATGTTAGAGCCATACCTTGCAGCTCACCATTTGTTGCTTGCTCATGCATCGGCTGCTAGGCTGTACAAGGACAACTATCAGGTACTCCTATATAAGATTATGAACTCCGTcaaatatttatttcctataaCACAAATTCTAGTACGCGAACTTTTGTAATATTACTATTCAGGGAAGACAACATGGATTTATAGGATTCAATTTGTACGCATTCGATTTTATTCCTTTCTCGAATACCACAGAGGATGTTACTGCCACGGGACGATCCAAAGATTTCTTTATAGGCTGGTGAGTTTCAAAATTAGCAATGTCACTTGTATTACTACCTCAGACTCACCAGGTTCTTTACGCTTTTATTCTTTTGTGAGGACTATTTTAATAAAACGTAAAGAATCTGTTGAGTCGGAGGGACTACCATACTACAAGCTGCATTTCATGTGGTTTCAGGTTCATGGAACCCCTGATGTATGGAGACTACCCTGCAATAATGAAGAAAAATGCTGGCTCCAAACTTCCAGTGTTCACTCAAAAGGAAACCGAGTTGCTGAAGGAATCATTCGATTTTATTGGACTAAATTACTACACTGTCATTAGGGTTAAAGACCATTCTGCAAGTCTCGCCAAGCAAACCAGAGATTATCTGGCTGACCAGGCAACATCATGGACATGTATGTCTCTCAGATTTTTCACATCTCATATTTTCTGAGACGACAACATTAAATTACTTCAATGTCTCCCACGCAGTTTAACGCAGAGACTGTTTCGGAGATAATGACAACAGCATTACTCTAATGCATCAATGACTCCTTCCTGAGACGGGATAGGGAAGTCTGATATAAGCAGTCTTACCCCCGCGTGTTTTAGCACTGGGAGGTTGTTTTCGACATTATGATCGGACATGCGCACATATTAGTATATTACTCATATAATTGATTTGGGTTAAACTGCTTACATTTGAACTTGTCACAGATTTAGAAGGCAAAGATCCATTTAATGGGGTGAGGGCTTAGTTTCAGTTACTCAATTATTAAGTGGTTTTGTTCTTAATTAACTTCCTTTATCTAACTTACTTTTCGTTGACTTGGTCCGTCTAGTATCCATTTAAGAATACACCATGGGGACTCCGAGGAGTACTGGAGCATTTCAAGCAAGCATATGGCAATCCTCTTGTCTATATCCATGAAAATGGTTCTTCTCTTAGTGTCTCTTGTCTATAGCAATCACTTTTCATCTTGGGTCAGTCGGAAACAGcatctttgtgttgctaacacatgGGTCAGCCTCCTCAATCCTGCAATTTGCGGGAGCAATTGAGACAATACGGTAATGTTGGTTTGAATGGCACTTGCTGAATAACTGCTGTTATGAATGGAATTTGTTTTCAGGCCAATTCACTGATCACAGCTCAGATTACAATACATTACTAAACGACCAATCTCGTGTGGAATATTTGCAAGGTCACATTGGAGCTATTCTTAATGCAGTAAGGTAAATTTCCTACACTTGGATAAATATATTCCATGTTGGGTGGatttgtataatgattttcatTATGAATCACTTAGAAAATTGTGTAATGAGATTTCAACTCATGAGTAAGGCTACGTAACTCCGATGAGTCTGACCCCTTTACCTTGCCATAGAAGAGAGTTCTTGAGGCGCGGGAGTAATTTTGTTTTTGTGCATGAATCATTTTTTTGGGTTGGACAGTTGgccgtgattttttttttccaaaatgggtCTCAATCCCAAAGAAATTAACGAAATTGGTTGAGTTTGAAAGTATTTACCTAAAATGGGTCTACGTCGTCACGGAAGCTAGGCTCAGATTCAACTCGTTCTCCCTCTATGCGACCATACCCAAAGAGTCATTTTAGTCCACCCAAACCTTGCCTTTGTGACTTTGTGTGAAGTCGCTCAGGGGGCAAGCGTTTTGAGGTCAAGTCGTCGTGCCCCTCGGCGATCTCAATGGGCAGAAGTCACCTTAAGTTGATTCAAAGGGGGAAGGGGAGTTTTGGTGTGAATATGTCAGCGAAGCAAGTCGCTCAGCGGGACAGCGGTTTGACTTCCAAGTTGTCTACCAGTGAGCGACTTGACCTCTTCATGTAGCTTCGCAAAAACCGATCCTACGTGGATCCATTTTGGGTAAATATTTTGAAACTCAACCTATTTCGTTAATTAGTTTGTTAGAGAAactcattttggaaaaaaattcgtCGGTCTTACTATCTTGTATCTTTAAACTATACCCCATGTcacttgtcaaaaaaaaaaaaaaaaaaaaaaaaactataccCCATGTCATGACCCTTTACATTCTGAATTAACTATGAGAATATTTTCATCAAGTAGTACTTTTTGCAGACATCTAAATCAATTTGATCAAAACCATGTTCTAAAATTGTTTGCAGAAATGGGTCAAATACGCGAGGGTACTTCGTTTGGTCATTCGTAGACATGTACGAGTTGATGTTCGGGACCAAATATACCTTTGGCCTATACTACATCGATTTCAATGACCCAAAATTGACCCGACATCCCAGGCTCTCCCAAAGGTGGTACTCCAAGTTTTTGAAGGCCGGAAATGTGAGTATTGCTCGACAATATACCTCCGCCACCTCGAGCAGAAACCCTCATGTCATAGGCCTCAACTCTTCCTAAAGATTTGAGTCTCaagttgtttgtttttttttttttttttttttttttttttttttgaaatatatCGAGCTGGTTACATAGTTTGGAAATTAATGCCACTGTTTTTGGCTACTCATGCTCTATaagcttttttttttcattgaaatTGATATCAAAAACAAGATTATGCTTCACGAATCCATGGTatataattttcattttcattttcattttcattgaTATCACAAACTAATGCCTCGTGTGTGATGGCTTCCGAGTCAATCCACCATGCTATGTGATCATCCTGCATTAGATATGCTTCAGAAATCCATGGTATATAATTTTCATTGAAATTGATATCATAAACAAGATTATTACCCTGCTGTTTGTTTTGGAGGACCTTGGtccttagagcatccgcaaaggtgaaacttcccatattttctctttccttctcttattcgtccacctcattttccactaagagcatccgcaaaggagaGAAATCATCTCCCCATTTGCCTTCTCTTTCGTCAAATGAGCAACCCCATTGTTGCACTAACCTCCCCATAAAATGGGGCTCCACTGTTTTTAGGGAAGGTCCAAAAAAAGTAAAGtaatttgtgttacttttggAAGGTTTCCAAATTTTTTTGTGTGAATTGGGGAAACTTCATTGTTGCATAGATATAGTTATGAAATGGGGAGGGTGAAGAGTCGAGGACGagggcacctaagagggggagggggtgaattaggtgtctatttaaaaatttaagcttaatgaaagcttctttaaaactcttaaacactataaacaatgcttagataaaaggagaagtcgatacttagaactagagagttagaagtattcaacaatgattcagcaagcagaagttacagtgcactcaacagttgattctgtaaataaaaacgtgagtagagtgtgcagcggaaataaaacgaaatagacacgactaacgatgtttttaaaaactggttcggtcactactccgcgacctacgtccagcgctattttattaaacgtctcagaagtaaactcatacaaactaagaccaccccgaataataaaacaactccccaacctactccggttgctaatgcttaaaagctactccgcttccaatacttttgctttgggctactccgccgaaagactccttgcttaaagctactccgcaataagacttttgctttgggctactccgccgaaagacttcatgctcaaaagctactccgcttcgaagatttcgtgcttaaggataactctatcctaagactttttggttctacccgtttgttacaagaccacttatctcaatgttgttcactcaattgaacggaggagataaagtttaagtacaaaacacgggatccttgaacacgactaaaacgactaggtgcaacaacaaactcaagtaaaagactcaaaagataaataaacaaacttgcaaaagattcaaagatttgaaaatgataaacggttttgcaaagttaatttactcgattgaaagcttaagtctttttcagtttaaaactcgtttgttgcacacttgtaaaaatgaattaagcaagctatttataatgttcaagtagtatactttatattaaaatatcttacactcataagcacaagtgattaaaatattgtaagtagtttgcttgggcaacaaGCAAAGCCATCCGAATTCCTCTACAAgcaaccgagtattcttcctcaagaaatcggtgcctaagattgcaagaaatcAGGTTGTGCACACATAAAAATAGGCtgggtttttcaacaagaaacaagcataaatggttgtgtttatgggaaccataaacatttccataaatgtaaaagcaaacaacccatttatagtaagtgtcttattgtgcaagcaaactccttagcaagtCATTGAAATCTCTATATTCTTTAAAAGACTTCAAAATAATTTCAGAAAACATTTGTGAAAGTTGAAAGCactttaacaaagattcaaatattttcgaaatatttctttcaaagacgagccttaattaaTTGTTGACTCAACTGctgtttttgcacctaaacgtaaattcgtgttaaacgatcaccttacaacacatgacattagcactaatgactatcttcatctttgatcttcacgatgacattcttgataaccttgaattgacaattggagcttcatgctacatggttaaacttaagaggcacacaattaaataacaaatgagattaatttgtcttaaggcatcatcaacactagcttaatcaaattgggtttcTTCAGAGGGTAAATGGAAaaattagtggaaaatgaggtgaacgaataagaaaaggaaagagaaaatatggggagcctcacctttgcggataCTCTAACTTTTTCATTTACCCTCTCCAATTTATATCTACATCtatgcaacaatggggttccccaacAATATTAATTTACCCCTAAGATTTTGGGAGCCTCCCCAAAAACAACTCAAAAGACCTTACTCTTTCTTTGGGGACTTTCCCTATAAATAGAGGAGCCCCATTTGTTGGGAGGGTGTATGCAATAATGGGGTTCCCCAATGAGGAGAGAGATGGCATATGGGGAGGTTAGCttcccacctttgcggatgctcttaccCTTGTGCAACATTTACTTTTCCTGCTCCTTTCTTTGCAAATTTACAGTCCCTTTTTAGATGATCTGTTTTGCCACAAATCCAACATCCCGTTCTTGACTTTTAATTCGAATTGTTGGATTTATCGCCACGACACAATCCTTTTCCGATAATCTCCATACACTCCTTGTGGTCAAGGTTCTACGCATAAAGATGACAATTCGGGCTGGGCTAAGGCGGACGGTACGAGTCCGGCACAGGCACGACACGAATGGGTTGGAGGCGGGTCGTGGCTGCGTTTTTTGGGAATTCCGTGCctagtgtgacgatccgcacacttcgaacccttagttttattcatgcttatgtaatttcatttcctttgtatatttgtagtaaatactttcctagtttagcatagttagaatagttttctttccataaataggtatatcgctattctgaactaaacttgtaaaatcaatgtttcctgctaccaggatgtaactatcatatttccctctttagggagtactagtgaatgaaaatctacttcctaccttgtgccttcgtattgcttgttgttgctttgttgtgaacgactcttagccttcactttactaacaagccgtgtttgtgggatcgacactaggatcccgactcacacccccgagaccgattacgagtgcCTAGTGCCTGACAAACACTAGAGCCTAACGCTCTCGTTGCATCCTGTCGAgtgttgccgagacccgagtatcgtgctagtgagcgATCTTTCACTAGctcgaagatccttgtcgcttgcatcttgccttgagacgggcaagggtgcgcgccacgatccggcaaaagtaTCGGACCGTGACACTTAGGCACGGCACGGCCCAAGCACGGAGGGTCCGACATGAACCAGGCACGGCACGACCCGAGATTTGGCCCGtttcttaattatttaattaaattccttttttttaatatcgttttttaattat
It includes:
- the LOC141591940 gene encoding cyanidin 3-O-glucoside 5-O-glucosyltransferase (acyl-glucose)-like isoform X1, with translation MLLLIRLSFYAILNVSLTASTSAYQVEGAAFEDGRTPSIFDTFAHSDPKPGNGDVTSDQYHKYKEDVELMAETGLDAYRFSISWSRLIPNGRGPVNPKGLEYYNNLINALITKGIQPHVTLIHSDTPQVLEDEYGGFVSPRIIEDFVAYADVCFREFGDRVLHWTTINEANIFIFGGYDVGNSPPSRCSFPFGINCTKGNSMLEPYLAAHHLLLAHASAARLYKDNYQGRQHGFIGFNLYAFDFIPFSNTTEDVTATGRSKDFFIGWFMEPLMYGDYPAIMKKNAGSKLPVFTQKETELLKESFDFIGLNYYTVIRVKDHSASLAKQTRDYLADQATSWTYLEGKDPFNGYPFKNTPWGLRGVLEHFKQAYGNPLVYIHENGQFTDHSSDYNTLLNDQSRVEYLQGHIGAILNAVRNGSNTRGYFVWSFVDMYELMFGTKYTFGLYYIDFNDPKLTRHPRLSQRWYSKFLKAGNVSIARQYTSATSSRNPHVIGLNSS
- the LOC141591940 gene encoding cyanidin 3-O-glucoside 5-O-glucosyltransferase (acyl-glucose)-like isoform X2, which translates into the protein MAETGLDAYRFSISWSRLIPNGRGPVNPKGLEYYNNLINALITKGIQPHVTLIHSDTPQVLEDEYGGFVSPRIIEDFVAYADVCFREFGDRVLHWTTINEANIFIFGGYDVGNSPPSRCSFPFGINCTKGNSMLEPYLAAHHLLLAHASAARLYKDNYQGRQHGFIGFNLYAFDFIPFSNTTEDVTATGRSKDFFIGWFMEPLMYGDYPAIMKKNAGSKLPVFTQKETELLKESFDFIGLNYYTVIRVKDHSASLAKQTRDYLADQATSWTYLEGKDPFNGYPFKNTPWGLRGVLEHFKQAYGNPLVYIHENGQFTDHSSDYNTLLNDQSRVEYLQGHIGAILNAVRNGSNTRGYFVWSFVDMYELMFGTKYTFGLYYIDFNDPKLTRHPRLSQRWYSKFLKAGNVSIARQYTSATSSRNPHVIGLNSS